In Osmia bicornis bicornis unplaced genomic scaffold, iOsmBic2.1, whole genome shotgun sequence, a genomic segment contains:
- the LOC114881941 gene encoding uncharacterized protein LOC114881941, translating into MAVGALLDIKPPHLTVMATAWRAAIRLHQAEEWSPMGGGHTEILRDSGSESILTHGGDRCKTEYLYRREYDLIIPDREEWLKNPNGILTPGGLVWFTDGSKTGFDTGAGIAGKSPRVEMTHKLGHHVTVFQAEVFAIWACAKYNLERAHTGKHIYICSDSLAVLKALHKVEIRSKLVKDCALTLRQLSLNNRVKLLWVSGHAGIPGNERANELARLGATSSQPCHEYPIGVSTYALKGLAKDWLNQEFTRLWHNANGMRHTRALLEGPSEKLGDTLIHLDRAQLRMLVGLVTGHWYTRNHLARMGLIEETKCPRCEEEDETPLHVFLRCRELRALRGSILGTSEPASLSISAGLVPALLNFATEAQLPRHSR; encoded by the coding sequence ATGGCAGTGGGTGCGCTGCTAGATATCAAGCCACCCCATCTAACAGTGATGGCAACGGCTTGGAGAGCGGCCATCCGCCTCCACCAAGCTGAAGAATGGTCCCCGATGGGCGGCGGTCACACCGAAATCCTCAGAGATTCAGGATCAGAGTCAATTCTGACCCACGGTGGAGACCGCTGCAAGACGGAATACCTCTACAGACGAGAATATGATCTAATCATCCCAGATAGAGAGGAATGGCTGAAGAACCCAAACGGCATTCTGACTCCGGGGGGGCTGGTCTGGTTCACAGACGGCTCTAAGACCGGATTCGACACCGGAGCCGGGATTGCGGGGAAGAGCCCTAGGGTCGAAATGACCCACAAGCTGGGCCACCACGTTACGGTCTTCCAAGCAGAAGTGTTTGCTATATGGGCCTGCGCCAAATATAATTTGGAAAGGGCCCACACAGGCAAACACATATACATCTGCAGTGACAGCCTAGCCGTGCTGAAAGCCCTCCACAAAGTGGAAATTAGGTCGAAGCTAGTCAAGGACTGTGCACTGACTTTGAGACAGCTATCTCTGAATAACAGAGTTAAGCTGCTATGGGTATCAGGTCACGCTGGTATCCCAGGAAACGAGAGGGCTAACGAATTGGCACGACTGGGAGCGACAAGCTCCCAACCATGCCATGAGTACCCCATTGGTGTCTCAACCTATGCGTTGAAAGGCCTGGCTAAGGACTGGTTAAACCAGGAATTCACCAGGCTCTGGCATAACGCTAATGGCATGAGACACACGAGGGCCCTACTTGAGGGACCGTCAGAGAAGCTGGGTGACACCTTAATTCACCTAGACAGGGCGCAACTACGCATGCTCGTGGGCCTAGTGACAGGACACTGGTACACGAGGAATCACCTCGCGCGCATGGGTCTCATAGAGGAGACGAAATGCCCGAGGTGCGAGGAGGAGGACGAAACACCTCTCCACGTATTTCTAAGATGCAGAGAGCTGAGGGCTCTGAGAGGATCAATCCTAGGGACCTCGGAACCCGCATCTTTAAGCATTTCGGCTGGCCTGGTGCCGGCGCTTCTAAATTTTGCAACAGAAGCCCAGCTGCCAAGGCACAGTCGGTAA
- the LOC123989171 gene encoding uncharacterized protein LOC123989171, giving the protein MRCGSLYYDAPSTRPRACIFVKKEITALKLNEYCTADLSAVKVKLNLGENTSELVICSAYLPYDSEDPPPTREFRALIGHCANNGLHLVIGCDANSHHTVWGSTNTNGRGTALLEYLATTGLEILNKGSAPTFVTSRRQEVIDLTLGSAKVAQVAKHWQVRDESTLSDHRLITFNLKGDREGGTGEAYRNPKATNWALYREGLEGRLKGHCQRPRTVGEIEQAVKHLSSAVTQAYEAACPAKIVSSSKRVPWWNKPGRTPEDY; this is encoded by the coding sequence ATGAGATGCGGCTCACTCTACTACGACGCCCCATCTACAAGACCCAGGGCCTGTATCTTCGTCAAGAAGGAGATAACGGCCCTGAAACTAAACGAATACTGCACAGCGGATCTCTCAGCGGTTAAGGTCAAACTTAACCTCGGAGAGAATACGTCTGAGCTGGTGATCTGCTCGGCGTACCTCCCATATGACTCAGAGGACCCTCCACCCACGAGGGAATTCAGAGCCCTGATAGGCCACTGCGCAAATAACGGTCTGCACCTGGTGATCGGATGCGATGCCAACTCGCACCATACCGTATGGGGCAGCACCAATACCAATGGCAGAGGCACAGCACTGCTAGAGTACCTCGCTACCACGGGTCTGGAGATCCTTAACAAAGGCTCCGCCCCCACTTTCGTCACCTCCCGCAGACAGGAGGTAATCGACCTGACCCTGGGCTCCGCAAAGGTGGCACAGGTTGCCAAACACTGGCAGGTTCGAGATGAAAGCACACTCTCGGACCACCGCCTAATTACTTTCAACTTAAAAGGCGACAGGGAAGGCGGCACTGGAGAAGCGTACAGAAACCCAAAGGCCACCAACTGGGCACTCTATAGAGAGGGCCTGGAAGGGAGGCTTAAGGGGCACTGTCAGCGTCCCAGGACCGTAGGCGAAATTGAGCAAGCGGTGAAGCACTTAAGCTCCGCCGTTACTCAAGCCTACGAAGCCGCCTGCCCCGCCAAAATTGTAAGCAGTAGCAAAAGGGTCCCCTGGTGGAACAAGCCAGGAAGGACACCCGAAGACTACTGA